In the genome of Halobacterium noricense, one region contains:
- a CDS encoding serine/threonine-protein kinase RIO2, translated as MVRNVAAEMADLDPEDFHLLSGVEHGMRFSEWVSREKLPEFSRLTQEEVDYRLDRMLDLEFLERKTIQYEGVQLTFAGYDALALHAFAERDTVEGFGSPLGVGKESDVYEVQSFRPMALKFHREGYTQFREVHRGRDYTSDKEHTSWQYTARKAAEREYDALETLYPDVNVPRPVDQNRHAIVMERIDGVELSRAELEPEQASGVLDLVLREMATAYDAGYVHADISEYNVFVSEDGVTLFDWPQATPSDHENARELLARDVGNVVGYFQQKYPSDVPDVDESAIADAVASGSFGSVTEF; from the coding sequence ATGGTTCGGAACGTCGCCGCCGAGATGGCGGACCTCGACCCGGAGGACTTCCACCTGCTCTCCGGGGTCGAACACGGAATGCGGTTCTCCGAGTGGGTCAGCCGCGAGAAGCTCCCGGAATTCTCCCGGCTGACACAGGAGGAAGTCGACTACCGGCTGGACCGCATGCTCGACCTGGAGTTCCTCGAACGGAAGACCATCCAGTACGAGGGCGTCCAGCTCACGTTCGCGGGCTACGACGCGCTCGCGCTGCACGCGTTCGCCGAACGCGACACCGTCGAGGGCTTCGGCTCGCCGCTCGGCGTCGGCAAGGAGAGCGACGTCTACGAGGTGCAGTCGTTCCGCCCGATGGCGCTGAAGTTCCACCGCGAGGGCTACACCCAATTTCGGGAGGTCCACCGCGGGCGGGACTACACCAGCGACAAGGAACACACGTCCTGGCAGTACACCGCGCGGAAGGCCGCCGAGCGCGAGTATGACGCCCTGGAGACGCTATACCCGGACGTGAACGTCCCGCGGCCGGTCGACCAGAACCGCCACGCCATCGTGATGGAGCGCATCGACGGCGTGGAACTCTCGCGCGCGGAACTAGAACCCGAGCAAGCAAGCGGCGTCCTCGATTTGGTGCTCCGGGAGATGGCGACCGCCTACGACGCGGGCTACGTGCACGCCGACATCAGCGAGTACAACGTCTTCGTCAGCGAGGACGGCGTGACGCTGTTCGACTGGCCGCAGGCCACGCCGAGCGACCACGAGAACGCCCGCGAGCTGTTGGCCCGCGACGTCGGGAACGTCGTCGGCTACTTCCAGCAGAAGTACCCCAGCGACGTCCCCGACGTCGACGAGTCGGCAATCGCAGACGCGGTCGCGAGCGGTTCGTTCGGCTCAGTTACCGAATTCTGA
- a CDS encoding DNA adenine methylase translates to MSKSIGIETRKNPTNSEDGQKRDTQFPSTRYQGCKRQIIDELWDIISDIEHDSLLDLFGGTGVVSYKAKSAGKRVLYNDVLSFNGRVGKALIENSKIRLTPQDVDNLLTFDLDSYPSFIEDEFEGIYFTDEENRWLDRMRKNITVKLDNRYKKAIAFAAVGQACLTKRPYALFHRANLYMRQNDVERSFGNKTTWERPFEHYFRKFVIEYNRGIFNNYRENRAFSRDATSWDYPQTDLVYLDPPYYAKDKSNPVSDYHLYYHFLEGYIKYAEWPSMIDRSVKTKKIEYDRSPWNDPDLIYDVFERIFRECSDRKIVLSYNTESAPTPDEIQTLLSKYKEQVKVVDIQHKYSLNASDSIQELVFVGYD, encoded by the coding sequence ATGTCGAAATCAATTGGAATTGAGACGAGGAAAAACCCTACTAACTCTGAGGACGGTCAAAAGAGAGATACACAGTTTCCATCAACAAGATACCAAGGTTGTAAGAGGCAAATTATCGACGAGCTGTGGGATATTATTAGTGATATCGAACATGACTCCCTTTTAGATCTATTTGGTGGGACAGGCGTAGTCTCGTATAAGGCCAAATCTGCCGGGAAGAGGGTCTTGTACAACGATGTTCTATCATTTAATGGACGGGTTGGGAAAGCACTTATTGAGAATTCGAAAATACGTCTTACTCCTCAAGACGTGGATAATCTTCTCACTTTTGACCTAGATTCTTATCCATCCTTCATAGAGGACGAATTTGAAGGGATATACTTCACCGATGAGGAGAATCGGTGGTTGGATCGAATGCGGAAGAATATAACAGTAAAGCTGGATAATCGATATAAGAAGGCGATTGCGTTTGCTGCGGTAGGGCAGGCGTGTCTTACAAAACGCCCTTATGCGTTATTTCACCGCGCGAATCTGTATATGCGCCAAAACGATGTTGAGCGGTCATTTGGTAATAAAACTACTTGGGAGAGGCCATTTGAGCACTACTTTCGGAAGTTTGTAATCGAATATAATCGTGGAATTTTCAATAACTACCGTGAGAATAGAGCCTTCTCAAGGGACGCTACTTCATGGGATTATCCACAGACTGACCTTGTTTATTTAGACCCTCCATATTATGCGAAGGACAAGTCGAATCCAGTTTCAGATTATCATCTATACTATCACTTCTTAGAGGGGTACATTAAGTACGCCGAATGGCCGAGTATGATTGATCGGTCAGTTAAAACAAAGAAGATTGAGTATGATAGGTCACCCTGGAATGATCCGGATTTGATTTATGACGTCTTTGAACGGATTTTTAGAGAATGTTCCGACCGGAAAATCGTTCTTTCTTATAACACGGAATCCGCACCAACCCCGGATGAGATCCAAACGCTACTCTCGAAGTATAAAGAGCAAGTGAAAGTAGTGGATATTCAACACAAATATTCGCTTAATGCAAGTGACTCAATCCAAGAGCTTGTGTTTGTTGGGTATGACTAA
- a CDS encoding winged helix-turn-helix transcriptional regulator yields the protein MSSDAALEAKYDSCPVLKTLEEVGSRWQMSVIHVLREGNLRFNEIKRATDANSQTLSRVLDDLEEKDYVNRRVEEGSPVAVYYSLTPKGEDLISAFDEIYEWGEKWLDSENE from the coding sequence ATGTCATCGGACGCAGCCCTCGAAGCAAAATACGACAGCTGCCCCGTCCTCAAAACCCTCGAAGAGGTCGGATCTCGGTGGCAAATGTCCGTCATTCACGTCCTCAGGGAGGGAAATCTCCGGTTTAACGAGATCAAGCGGGCGACGGATGCGAACTCACAGACGTTGTCCCGCGTGCTGGATGATCTTGAAGAGAAGGATTACGTCAACCGCCGGGTTGAAGAGGGAAGTCCAGTCGCGGTCTATTATTCGTTGACGCCAAAGGGTGAAGACCTCATCTCCGCGTTTGACGAAATTTATGAATGGGGCGAAAAATGGCTTGACAGCGAAAACGAATGA
- a CDS encoding ISH3 family transposase produces MSTTQQADSEIHEDQLLNFLVNTLEEEVPLSLANNAEITTEGIYEVLVGACADGTSVSTLCASSQNGPAANTILYHLRTKFEPKRLERVANTLLRRDIVELLPEQVEVCADLHLRPYYGDEDDTENLYHSEAKRGTTAFHAYATLYARVKNKRYTLAVRRLEDGDTASSVLAEFLGVLDGLDADVKAVYLDRGFYDSKCLTLLQAHNYAYVVPIIQWGKTIQQELAEGWSRVIQHDLTGKLDGHSWTVEFPVYIDCTYLNGRYDDHGVARHGYAADAPFIETPRQARYHYSKRFGIESSYRLSEQAIATTTTRNATVRLLYVVVSLLLQNAWRYLHYEYVATPRRGGRRLWWWPYKEFVNMVRRAAWTALAVRRAVPANRPPDDRFHR; encoded by the coding sequence GTGTCTACGACCCAGCAAGCAGACAGTGAGATTCACGAGGACCAGCTTCTTAACTTTCTCGTCAACACCCTTGAGGAGGAAGTTCCGCTTTCCTTAGCCAATAACGCTGAAATCACTACTGAGGGCATCTATGAGGTCCTCGTCGGCGCTTGCGCCGACGGGACCTCTGTCTCTACGCTCTGTGCGTCGAGTCAGAACGGCCCCGCTGCCAACACGATCCTCTACCATCTCCGGACGAAGTTCGAGCCCAAACGGCTCGAACGAGTCGCTAACACGCTTCTTCGACGAGATATCGTCGAACTGCTTCCTGAGCAGGTGGAGGTCTGCGCAGACCTCCACCTGCGGCCCTACTACGGTGATGAAGACGACACGGAGAACCTCTATCACTCGGAAGCCAAGCGTGGAACCACCGCATTCCACGCCTACGCCACACTCTACGCGCGTGTGAAGAACAAACGATATACGCTGGCGGTGCGCCGTCTCGAAGACGGCGACACCGCCAGCAGTGTCCTCGCTGAGTTTCTTGGTGTACTCGACGGCCTTGACGCCGATGTCAAGGCCGTCTACCTTGATCGCGGATTCTACGACAGCAAGTGTCTCACGCTGTTGCAGGCGCACAACTACGCCTACGTGGTCCCGATCATTCAGTGGGGGAAGACGATTCAGCAGGAACTTGCGGAAGGGTGGAGTCGCGTCATTCAACACGATCTGACGGGGAAACTCGACGGTCACAGCTGGACCGTCGAGTTTCCCGTCTACATCGACTGTACGTACCTGAACGGACGGTACGACGACCACGGTGTGGCGCGTCACGGCTACGCCGCTGACGCGCCGTTTATCGAGACACCACGCCAGGCTCGATACCATTACTCGAAACGCTTCGGTATCGAGTCAAGCTATCGCTTGTCCGAGCAAGCGATAGCGACGACAACGACGCGAAACGCGACGGTGAGACTTCTGTACGTTGTGGTGAGTCTGCTCTTGCAGAATGCGTGGCGGTATCTGCACTACGAATACGTGGCGACGCCGCGCCGAGGCGGGCGTCGCCTCTGGTGGTGGCCGTACAAGGAGTTCGTGAATATGGTTCGGCGGGCTGCGTGGACGGCCCTCGCGGTGCGTCGGGCCGTCCCCGCGAATCGGCCACCTGACGACCGGTTCCACCGGTAG
- a CDS encoding transposase has protein sequence MPNENPRNTKSRSKIEKEAIELIDEGANAINVVARVDVSSYRSQGDAYDEWHASYPFEAMIRTLYLKDLMGYSDTELHRRLSNNPDEARRLGFEGLPSRTTFVRTWQNRITEQTRTRIQHTTHRILEYAHEHGNPLGLKSLEPDEKDEVSDRTEDRLIREKTLEVTEEFRDLLYGSIDLDRPEAGTQYDTGELLGLESFLSSEACAANGGSQIYEDNAPKGVDVPEGETLLHYIKQLDPADIHDILDEAIEVQLKSAKRHLEFTRPVEIGIDMTYVGYYGEHGPEVNYGPNDEQVVVMGAPPSKGFDWCYKFATVSIVGDNVRFMLAVRPHTKGQSVGELVREIYWAAAEHVSIQTVYADAEFYSAEVIQTLEESSSNYLIRVPANKRVKRQIARANHDVWVEEDVGIYGPTVGGSTRERVETTHVGVPKNQNPDETVVFATNQDVDDEIELDRRETENLINRYRRRWGIETNYRALEEFLPKTTSKDYSVRLFHFGFGVLMFNMWRLVDFLIQISLDTDVRDKPRLTAQRFRNLAETVLNMYG, from the coding sequence ATGCCAAACGAGAACCCACGAAACACGAAATCACGATCCAAAATAGAAAAGGAAGCAATCGAGCTCATCGACGAAGGCGCGAACGCCATCAACGTCGTCGCCCGAGTAGACGTGAGCAGCTATCGGTCTCAGGGCGACGCGTACGACGAGTGGCACGCTTCGTATCCGTTTGAGGCGATGATTCGAACGCTCTACCTCAAGGACTTGATGGGGTATTCTGATACGGAACTCCATCGCCGTCTCAGTAATAATCCAGACGAAGCACGTAGGCTCGGCTTCGAAGGGCTCCCATCACGGACGACATTCGTCAGGACGTGGCAGAACCGGATCACCGAACAGACTCGAACACGGATTCAGCACACGACCCATCGCATCCTGGAATACGCCCACGAGCACGGCAATCCACTCGGTCTCAAGTCACTCGAACCAGACGAGAAAGATGAGGTCTCAGACCGAACTGAGGACCGACTCATCCGGGAGAAAACGCTAGAGGTCACCGAGGAGTTCCGCGACTTGCTATACGGGTCTATTGACCTCGACCGGCCAGAAGCAGGAACACAGTACGATACAGGGGAGCTCCTCGGGTTGGAGAGTTTCCTGAGTAGTGAGGCCTGTGCTGCTAACGGAGGCAGCCAAATCTACGAAGACAACGCTCCGAAGGGTGTCGATGTTCCAGAAGGCGAGACACTACTGCACTACATCAAACAACTCGATCCGGCTGATATCCACGACATTCTCGACGAGGCGATTGAGGTGCAACTCAAGAGCGCGAAGCGCCACCTCGAGTTCACTCGTCCCGTCGAGATTGGCATCGACATGACCTACGTCGGATATTACGGCGAACACGGTCCAGAGGTCAACTACGGGCCAAATGACGAGCAGGTCGTCGTGATGGGTGCTCCGCCCTCGAAGGGCTTCGACTGGTGCTATAAGTTCGCGACCGTCTCCATCGTCGGCGACAACGTTCGGTTCATGTTGGCTGTCCGCCCGCACACGAAGGGGCAGTCGGTTGGCGAGCTCGTTCGCGAGATCTACTGGGCAGCAGCCGAGCACGTTAGCATCCAGACCGTCTACGCTGACGCCGAATTCTACTCGGCAGAGGTCATCCAGACACTCGAAGAATCCAGCTCAAACTATCTCATTCGTGTGCCCGCGAACAAGCGGGTGAAGCGCCAGATAGCACGAGCGAACCACGATGTCTGGGTCGAGGAAGATGTCGGCATCTACGGCCCGACTGTCGGCGGTAGCACGAGAGAGCGTGTCGAGACTACGCACGTCGGGGTACCGAAAAACCAGAACCCCGACGAAACGGTAGTATTCGCGACGAACCAGGACGTCGACGACGAAATCGAATTGGATCGTCGTGAGACAGAGAATCTGATCAACCGCTACCGGCGGCGGTGGGGCATCGAGACAAACTACCGCGCTCTTGAGGAGTTCTTACCGAAGACGACGTCGAAGGACTACTCAGTGCGATTGTTCCACTTCGGCTTCGGCGTCCTCATGTTCAACATGTGGCGACTAGTCGACTTCCTCATCCAAATCAGCCTTGACACTGACGTCCGCGATAAGCCTCGGTTGACCGCACAACGGTTCCGTAACCTCGCAGAAACCGTCCTCAATATGTACGGCTAA
- a CDS encoding ATP-binding protein — MKEKYDLSPSKDTYRSLKSDVSPVSAVKELIDNVLDNWVRVDQKKPDVTIDIEFDAEEGHFRIRDDSGGIEEEHIDKIFALGETTVGEVPKSIGAFGMGAKKAIVRIGKTATIKSRTQSSSSGYGFTVDEEWLNEPNNWMVESEEFPEMELGTTVISIEDLQLSFANSDDEEEREVRFTDPEQFLDELVDELSQTSVPHKASPVSLT; from the coding sequence ATGAAAGAGAAATACGACCTCAGTCCTAGCAAAGATACCTATCGCTCTTTGAAATCCGACGTTTCACCCGTATCTGCGGTAAAGGAGCTTATCGATAATGTATTAGATAATTGGGTTAGGGTGGACCAGAAGAAGCCGGACGTAACAATTGACATCGAATTTGATGCCGAGGAGGGCCATTTTCGTATTCGAGACGACAGCGGTGGTATTGAAGAGGAACATATTGACAAGATATTCGCCTTAGGTGAGACAACAGTCGGAGAAGTCCCCAAATCGATTGGGGCTTTCGGGATGGGAGCGAAAAAGGCCATCGTACGTATAGGTAAAACTGCAACAATCAAGAGCCGAACTCAATCTAGCTCCTCCGGATACGGTTTTACTGTTGATGAAGAGTGGCTGAACGAGCCAAATAACTGGATGGTAGAGAGCGAAGAATTCCCGGAGATGGAGCTAGGAACTACAGTAATATCTATAGAAGATCTCCAGCTGTCTTTTGCTAACAGTGATGATGAGGAGGAGAGGGAGGTCAGGTTTACTGATCCGGAGCAGTTTTTGGATGAATTAGTTGACGAGCTTAGCCAAACATCAGTACCTCACAAAGCATCGCCAGTTAGCCTGACCTGA
- a CDS encoding thrombospondin type 3 repeat-containing protein, protein MDTNSGVSVEIIGIEASDGDCQVTPDETLNITLQDSIVGTLGADDIVVVDVDTNTTNDELNNFGFLGLGSDRYLINITHAKLTTLSDEPNDKLIIRVESRALTLLGTGHTDAYRVFADSDGDGIADSTEVTGDADGDGTPNYLDTDSDGDGIADSTEGTGDADADGTPNYLDADSDGDGIADGTEGSGDADADGIPNHLDSDADGDGLSDSSEGTTDSDGDGAPDYLDEDSDGDGISDRTEGAADTDGDGTLNYLDPDSDGDSISDGTEGTGDADGDGIPNYLDTDSSGDSDVDGDGISDVTEGTGDADGDGTPNYLDTDSDGDGILDGTEGTGDGDGDGTSNYLDTDADGDGISDSSEGTTDSDGDGTVDYLDTDSDGDGVSDSTEGSGDTDGDGTPNYLDSDADGDSIADGTEGAGDADGDGTADYLDTDSDGDSIADGTEGAGDADGDGTPNYLDADADGDGIADSTEGTGDADGDGTLSYLDTDADGDGISDGTEGTGDIDSNGIPNYLDTDFDGDGISDVTEGTGDADGDGTSNYLDTDSDGDGISDLTEATGDADGDGTPNYLDTDSDGDGIADSTEDSIDGDGDGIPNYLDTDADGDGTSDRSEGTGDADGDGIPNYLDADATDSDGDGIADSTEGTGDGDGDGTPNYQDLDSDGDGVSDSDEGSIDADGDGSGNYLDEDSDGDGFSDGTEGTGDGDGDGIPNYLDTDADGDGTSDRSEGTGDADGDGIPNYLDADSDGDSILDSIEGVSDTDGDGTSNYLDSDADGDGITDSDEGTDDVDGDSTPNYFDTDSDGDGIADGIEGMIDFDGDGTADYLDGDSDGDSIDDSTEGSGDTDGDGTPNYLDSDSDGDGIADSTEGTGDTDGDGTLSYLDTDADSDGISDGTEGVGDVDGDGTPNYLDTDSDGDGIADSDEGPSDADGDGTPNYLDTDAHGDGIPDSTEGTGDADGDGTPKYLDADSSGDSDGDGIEDHIEGTGDVDDDGTPNYLDSDSDGDGISDGMERVGDADGDGTPNHLDTDADGDGISDNEEGTTDSSGDGTSNYLDTDSDDDGITDSAEGAGDADGDGTPNYLDTDSDGDSNFDGTEGTGDVDGDGTPNYLDTDSDGDGVADSEEGTGDADGDATPNYLDSDSDGDGVSDGAEGTTDADGDGTPNYLDADSSGDSDGDGIPDGSEGTGDADSDGTPNYQDMDSDGDGISDVKEGVSDADNDGRANYLDADLDSDGDGISDGTEGTGDADGDGTPNYLDALADGGTTGTTDSTPTQKKTDTDGYRQPFFEDTGESIWFLGAGLALLLLLLILVLARRRDEEEEESP, encoded by the coding sequence GTGGACACGAATAGCGGGGTTTCGGTGGAGATTATCGGAATCGAGGCCAGCGACGGCGACTGCCAGGTGACCCCCGACGAGACGCTGAACATCACCCTCCAGGACTCGATTGTCGGCACGCTCGGTGCGGACGACATCGTCGTTGTCGACGTGGACACCAACACGACGAACGACGAACTCAACAACTTCGGCTTTCTGGGCCTTGGCTCCGACCGCTACCTCATTAATATCACTCACGCCAAGTTGACCACCCTCAGCGACGAGCCGAACGACAAACTCATCATCCGGGTGGAGTCGAGGGCGCTAACTCTCCTCGGGACGGGCCACACCGACGCGTACCGTGTGTTCGCGGATTCGGATGGCGACGGCATCGCCGACAGCACGGAGGTGACCGGTGACGCCGACGGCGACGGCACTCCAAACTACCTCGATACGGACTCGGACGGTGACGGCATCGCTGACAGCACGGAGGGGACCGGCGACGCCGACGCCGACGGCACGCCGAACTATCTTGATGCAGATTCCGACGGCGACGGCATCGCCGACGGCACGGAAGGTTCGGGGGATGCCGACGCCGACGGAATCCCGAACCATCTGGATTCGGACGCGGACGGCGACGGGCTCTCCGACAGCTCCGAAGGGACGACTGATTCCGATGGCGACGGGGCACCGGATTATCTCGATGAAGATTCGGACGGTGATGGCATCTCCGACCGCACGGAGGGTGCGGCCGACACTGACGGTGACGGGACACTGAACTACCTGGATCCGGATTCAGACGGCGACAGCATCTCCGATGGCACGGAAGGAACCGGGGACGCTGACGGCGACGGTATTCCGAACTACCTCGATACGGATTCGAGCGGTGACTCCGACGTTGACGGCGACGGCATCTCGGACGTGACTGAGGGCACCGGTGACGCCGACGGTGACGGCACTCCAAACTACCTCGATACGGATTCGGACGGTGACGGCATCTTGGACGGCACGGAAGGCACCGGCGACGGGGACGGCGACGGTACCTCAAACTACCTAGACACCGACGCCGACGGTGACGGCATCTCCGACAGTTCCGAAGGGACGACTGATTCCGACGGCGACGGCACGGTCGACTATCTGGATACGGATTCGGACGGCGACGGCGTCTCCGACAGCACGGAAGGATCGGGGGACACCGACGGCGATGGCACCCCAAACTACCTCGACTCTGACGCGGACGGCGACAGCATCGCCGACGGCACGGAGGGAGCGGGCGACGCGGATGGCGATGGCACGGCCGACTATCTGGATACGGATTCTGACGGTGACAGCATCGCCGACGGCACGGAGGGAGCGGGCGACGCGGATGGCGACGGCACCCCGAACTACCTCGATGCTGACGCGGATGGCGACGGCATCGCCGACAGCACGGAAGGCACCGGCGACGCGGATGGCGATGGCACGCTGAGCTACCTCGACACCGACGCCGACGGTGACGGCATCTCGGACGGAACAGAAGGGACCGGTGACATCGACAGTAACGGTATCCCGAACTATCTAGATACTGACTTCGACGGCGACGGAATCTCGGACGTGACTGAAGGTACCGGCGACGCCGACGGCGACGGCACCTCGAACTACCTCGACACGGATTCTGACGGTGACGGCATCTCGGACTTGACTGAAGCCACCGGCGACGCCGACGGCGACGGCACCCCGAACTACCTCGATACAGATTCCGACGGCGACGGCATCGCCGACAGCACGGAGGATTCGATCGACGGGGACGGCGACGGCATCCCGAACTACCTCGATACCGACGCCGACGGTGATGGGACCTCCGACAGGTCGGAAGGCACCGGTGATGCCGACGGTGACGGTATCCCGAACTACCTGGACGCCGATGCGACGGATTCGGACGGCGACGGCATCGCCGACAGCACGGAAGGCACCGGCGACGGGGACGGCGACGGCACCCCGAACTATCAGGATCTGGACTCTGACGGCGATGGCGTCTCCGACAGCGATGAGGGCTCAATCGACGCGGACGGCGACGGTTCCGGGAACTACCTAGACGAAGATTCGGACGGCGATGGCTTTTCGGATGGGACTGAAGGCACCGGCGACGGGGACGGCGACGGCATCCCGAACTACCTAGACACCGACGCCGACGGTGATGGGACCTCCGACAGGTCGGAAGGCACCGGTGATGCCGACGGTGACGGTATCCCGAACTACCTGGACGCCGACAGCGACGGCGACAGCATCTTAGACAGCATCGAGGGTGTTAGTGACACCGATGGTGACGGAACGTCAAACTACCTTGACAGCGACGCCGACGGTGACGGAATAACCGATAGTGACGAGGGTACGGATGACGTGGACGGCGACAGTACCCCGAACTACTTCGATACAGATTCCGACGGCGACGGCATCGCCGACGGTATAGAAGGGATGATTGATTTTGACGGCGACGGGACGGCGGATTATCTAGATGGGGACTCGGACGGTGACAGTATCGACGACAGCACAGAGGGCTCGGGAGACACCGACGGTGACGGAACCCCGAACTATCTGGATTCGGACTCCGACGGCGATGGCATCGCCGACAGCACGGAAGGCACCGGCGACACGGATGGCGATGGCACGCTGAGCTACCTCGACACCGACGCCGACAGTGACGGCATCTCGGACGGGACGGAGGGGGTCGGTGACGTGGACGGCGACGGCACCCCAAACTACCTCGATACGGATTCCGACGGGGACGGCATCGCGGACAGTGACGAGGGTCCGAGCGACGCGGACGGCGACGGCACCCCAAACTACCTCGACACCGACGCCCACGGTGATGGCATCCCAGATAGCACCGAGGGGACGGGCGACGCCGACGGTGACGGTACCCCGAAATACCTGGACGCCGATTCGAGCGGTGACTCCGACGGCGACGGCATCGAGGACCATATCGAAGGTACCGGTGATGTCGACGACGATGGGACACCGAACTACCTCGACAGTGACTCCGACGGCGACGGCATCTCTGACGGGATGGAGAGGGTCGGTGACGCGGACGGCGACGGCACGCCGAACCATCTCGACACGGATGCCGACGGTGACGGCATCTCGGACAACGAGGAAGGGACGACTGATTCCAGCGGCGACGGGACGTCGAACTACCTCGACACGGATTCAGACGATGACGGCATCACCGACAGCGCAGAAGGCGCCGGTGATGCGGATGGTGATGGGACGCCGAACTACCTCGATACAGATTCGGACGGTGACAGCAACTTCGACGGCACGGAAGGAACCGGAGACGTGGATGGGGACGGGACACCGAACTATCTCGATACGGATTCGGACGGTGACGGCGTCGCCGACAGCGAGGAAGGGACCGGCGATGCGGATGGCGACGCGACACCGAACTACCTCGACAGTGATTCCGACGGGGACGGAGTCTCCGACGGTGCAGAAGGTACGACCGACGCGGATGGCGACGGCACGCCGAACTACCTTGACGCCGATTCGAGCGGAGACTCCGACGGCGATGGCATCCCGGATGGGTCAGAGGGAACCGGCGACGCCGACAGCGACGGCACGCCGAACTATCAGGATATGGACTCTGACGGCGACGGTATCTCGGACGTCAAGGAAGGGGTCAGTGACGCCGACAACGACGGGAGGGCGAACTATCTGGATGCGGATTTAGATTCAGACGGCGACGGGATCTCCGACGGCACTGAAGGTACCGGTGACGCCGACGGTGATGGCACGCCGAACTATCTGGATGCCCTCGCAGACGGCGGTACCACCGGAACGACCGATAGCACACCGACCCAGAAGAAGACGGATACTGATGGTTACCGGCAGCCGTTCTTCGAGGACACGGGAGAGTCCATCTGGTTCCTGGGCGCAGGCCTCGCCCTGCTGTTGCTCCTTCTCATCTTGGTGTTGGCACGGCGACGGGACGAGGAGGAAGAGGAATCTCCCTAA
- a CDS encoding NAD(P)-dependent oxidoreductase has product MNVLLLGASGRIGQRITNELLERGHEVTGVSRSGDIDGIDDPDFEAVAGDATDSDEIAELAEGHDVVASALGPSGEESVEILPEMAETLIEGLRQTDVDRFGWTGGAGGLNVGPDTQLVETDDFPDELVPLAEAHIDGFELILDVDDLQWSYVAPPAQIEPGERTGEYRTAEGQLVAGEGGESYISMEDFAIAFVDELENGDSIHTQLAVGY; this is encoded by the coding sequence ATGAACGTACTACTACTCGGTGCAAGCGGACGAATCGGCCAACGAATTACAAACGAACTCCTCGAACGCGGCCACGAGGTGACTGGCGTCTCCCGAAGCGGCGACATCGACGGAATCGACGACCCTGACTTCGAGGCGGTCGCTGGTGACGCAACCGACTCCGATGAGATCGCAGAACTCGCTGAGGGCCACGACGTCGTCGCATCGGCGCTCGGCCCATCGGGAGAGGAAAGCGTCGAAATCCTCCCCGAGATGGCAGAGACACTCATCGAGGGCCTCCGACAGACAGACGTTGATCGGTTTGGCTGGACGGGCGGTGCGGGCGGCCTGAACGTCGGGCCGGACACACAGCTCGTCGAAACCGACGATTTCCCGGACGAACTTGTGCCGCTCGCGGAGGCACACATCGACGGCTTTGAACTCATTCTCGATGTTGATGACCTCCAGTGGTCGTATGTCGCGCCGCCGGCACAGATTGAGCCGGGGGAGCGGACGGGCGAGTACCGAACGGCGGAAGGACAGCTCGTCGCCGGCGAAGGCGGAGAGAGTTACATCTCGATGGAGGACTTCGCCATCGCCTTCGTCGACGAACTCGAAAACGGCGACTCGATTCACACACAGCTCGCCGTCGGCTACTAA